From the Fusobacterium ulcerans ATCC 49185 genome, the window CTGCTTGGAAAGTTCAGATCCTATGCTCCCTGCTCCTCCAGTCACAAAGATAACTTTTCCTTCAATGAGATTTCTAATATTTCCATCATTAATTACTATTTCATCTCTTCCTAATAGGTCTTCTATTCTTACTTTTCTTAATTGAGAAGCCAATTCTCTATTCTCAAGTATCTCTGCTATAGTTGGAACCGTTTTAATCTCTACATTTCCAACTGATTTAATTCTATCTACTATATTTCTCATATCTGAACTATGAAGAGAAGGCAGTGCTAAAAGAACTTCTGATACTTTTTCTCTTTTAATTATTTCTTCTAAATTCTTTCTATTTCCTAAAACCTTTATATTGTATATATATGTGTCTTTTTTCTTTGGATCATCATCTAAAAATCCAACTATATGATATGGAAATATTGGATTAGTCATTGATTCTTTAGCTAATATTGCCCCTGCTTCTCCTGCGCCATATATTAATGCCCTTGTTTCAGAAACATAACATTTATTCTTTGTCTTATAGAATCTCTTTAGTCTAAATAAATACCTACAAAACAATTGAAATGAAATAGATAAAATCAATGAGATTAAAACTATTGATGCAGGATAACTTATTACCTTACTATAAATAATGACTAAAAAAATAATTGATGAAACTCCATTTAATACTATTAAATTTAAAATATCTAATATATTTGTATAAGTCCAACTCTTTTCATTCATTCTTGTATAAAAATATCCAATTAAAAATATTCCTAAATATGTAAATGCATATTCTTTTTTAAATTCTTTTCTCCAATTTAAATCATATTTAAAAATAAAAGATAAAATCATTCCAACTAGTATTCCAAAAGAGTCTATTCCGAATTTAATAAGACTTCTTTCATTAATAAATTTTTCTTCCTCCTTATTTTTATTTTCCTTAACTTTCAATATCACTCTATATATGAATAATTGAAAAAGCGAGAATACTATAAAAATAGTAAAAAGTGAAAGAGATTTATAAAACATAAAAAATATTCCAAAAATAAGGCTATTTATTAAAACTGTATTACACCTAGATGGACTAGAATCAAGTTTAAGATTTCCAGTTATTGAATAGAAAAAAATAAGTATTATGAATAACCCATATACAGATGTATTTATACTGAATCCTGTTATTCTAAACATTCCTTCATAAACTATGAATAATAAAATTACATATATTACTCCTATATGATCTAATCTTCTATTGTTCATAATCAAAATTCCTCCCAAGATAAAAAAAAACGTTTAATTTATATTTTTGAATTAAAATTTAATCTTTAGATTTTTATTATTTTAAAATAAATATATTATTTGTTAATTTCAAATAAAATATATTATTTTTTATTTTTTTAACAAAACAAACAATTAATAGTTATTTTTAGTTTTATAGAAAACTATGAGTTGATTATAGTATTATTATTTCTCTTTGTCAATCAATAATTTCACTTAAAAAACACAAAACAATCACAAAATTGTTTAAATTTAAAGGTTTATATTGGCTCAGAAAATAAAAAAACTGTTTTTCAACAGCTTAATTTTTTAAAATATTTTGTCTAATTGTAAATTTTAATCAATAAAATAGAAAAAGAGATCTAAAATTATATAAATTTCAGATCTCTCTCTTTTTTATAAATTAACTTAAAGTCAGATGGCTTAATTATCTATTCATCTCACTTGTATTTCCATTCTCATGATCAGCTATTATACTGTCTACAAGGGTAACATCTGCACAAGATATATCTCCTATTATAGTATTTTTCAATACTGAATTAGCATTTCCATATTTCATTGCTTTTTCTGGATTGTTATGTTTAAGGATTCCATATAGTACTCCTGCTACATAAGCATCTCCACTTCCTATTCTATCTACTATCTCTATATTTTTATATGGAGATTCACAATAGAAAGTATTATTTTTTCTGTTATATATTAATGAAGTAAAATTATGAGATTTGGGAGAATTTACTGTTCTTTGAGTAGAAGCAATAAATGATATATTAAATTCTTTTGCAAAAGCTCTTATAATCTCTTCTAAGTTTCCTGTTTTCTGAAACATTTTTCTAAAAGTTTCTTCTGAAGCAAAAAGTATATCAACAAATGGAAGCAATTTTTCAATCTCAATTCTTGCTTCTTCTTCAGTCCAAAGATTTCTTCTGAAATTTACATCAAAAGATACTAATGCTCCTCTATCTTTAAAATTTCTGATAAGGTCATGAGTCAATTTATTTGAAGTTTCACACAATCCTAAAGTTATTCCACTTGTATGAAAGATTTCTGCTCTATTATATACTGAACTCTTTACTTCATCTGCCTTAAAAGACTGAAATGATGAATTTTGTCTGTCATATGTAACATTTGGTTTTCTCGGTGATGATCCATACTCATAATAGTAAATAGCTAATCTTTTATTTTTAGATTCATCATATACCACAAATTCATTACTTACACCATTAGAACTTATTATCTTTTTTGCAAATTTTCCTAGTTCATTCTCTGGAAGCTTTGTTATTATGGCAGTCTTTTCTCCCAATATTGATACTCCACTGGCAACATTAAATTCTGCTCCTCCCATTTGTTTTTCAAGTAAATGTCCTTGAATCAGCATTTCATTATTCAGAGGAGAAAGTCTCATTATCATCTCTCCACTGCATATTAATCCAAATTCCTTATTTTTAAAATCAAATATTTTATCCATTACAGTCTTTTCCTCCAAATATGCCATATTATTTATTTCTTATTTCTTTTATTTTTTCTACAAATGCTTTAGCTGTAGCTATGATGTCTTCACTAGATCCAGAAGCTAATTTTCCTCCTACTCCTACAGCTACTACACCATTCTTAAACCATTCATCTATATTTTCTAAACTTACTCCTCCAGTAGGCATAATATTAGCTTGAGGAAGTGGAGCTTTTACAGCTTTTACAAATGAAGGTCCAAAAGCACTTCCTGGGAAAAGTTTTACAATATCTGCTCCATATTGCATAGCTTTAGTTATTTCAGTAATTGTCATACACCCTGGCATATATGGTACTTGATACAAGTTACATAATTTTGCAGTCTCTTCATCAAATGCAGGAGAAACTATAAATTCTGATCCA encodes:
- a CDS encoding polysaccharide biosynthesis protein; the protein is MNNRRLDHIGVIYVILLFIVYEGMFRITGFSINTSVYGLFIILIFFYSITGNLKLDSSPSRCNTVLINSLIFGIFFMFYKSLSLFTIFIVFSLFQLFIYRVILKVKENKNKEEEKFINERSLIKFGIDSFGILVGMILSFIFKYDLNWRKEFKKEYAFTYLGIFLIGYFYTRMNEKSWTYTNILDILNLIVLNGVSSIIFLVIIYSKVISYPASIVLISLILSISFQLFCRYLFRLKRFYKTKNKCYVSETRALIYGAGEAGAILAKESMTNPIFPYHIVGFLDDDPKKKDTYIYNIKVLGNRKNLEEIIKREKVSEVLLALPSLHSSDMRNIVDRIKSVGNVEIKTVPTIAEILENRELASQLRKVRIEDLLGRDEIVINDGNIRNLIEGKVIFVTGGAGSIGSELSKQIAKYSPKQLINIDINENTIYFLELEMKRRYPNLKLISEICNVREKEKLEILFGKYKPDIVFHAAAHKHVPLMEHNPEEAIKNNIFGTKNVAECADKYGAEKMVLISTDKAVNPTNVMGATKRACELVIQHMNKISKNTKYMAVRFGNVLGSNGSVIPIFRKLLEEGKNLTLTHKDITRYFMTIPEAAQLVIEAGSLGNGGEIFILDMGKPVKIYDLAQTMIKLSNSDVGIDIVGLRPGEKLFEELLYNVNSAIKTENKKIFITKIEDGEVDITQFFGRLWEAGQHANIDDIKDIMKKLVVSYKEVSY
- a CDS encoding sugar kinase, encoding MDKIFDFKNKEFGLICSGEMIMRLSPLNNEMLIQGHLLEKQMGGAEFNVASGVSILGEKTAIITKLPENELGKFAKKIISSNGVSNEFVVYDESKNKRLAIYYYEYGSSPRKPNVTYDRQNSSFQSFKADEVKSSVYNRAEIFHTSGITLGLCETSNKLTHDLIRNFKDRGALVSFDVNFRRNLWTEEEARIEIEKLLPFVDILFASEETFRKMFQKTGNLEEIIRAFAKEFNISFIASTQRTVNSPKSHNFTSLIYNRKNNTFYCESPYKNIEIVDRIGSGDAYVAGVLYGILKHNNPEKAMKYGNANSVLKNTIIGDISCADVTLVDSIIADHENGNTSEMNR
- a CDS encoding bifunctional 2-keto-4-hydroxyglutarate aldolase/2-keto-3-deoxy-6-phosphogluconate aldolase, coding for MLKKSKILKKITDIGIVAVVRSETIEEGIRISKACVEGGIPAVEVTYTVPGATEVIKALKEQFTSDELVIGAGTVLDASTARIAILAGSEFIVSPAFDEETAKLCNLYQVPYMPGCMTITEITKAMQYGADIVKLFPGSAFGPSFVKAVKAPLPQANIMPTGGVSLENIDEWFKNGVVAVGVGGKLASGSSEDIIATAKAFVEKIKEIRNK